The Paenibacillus sp. BIC5C1 DNA segment TAAAGTATGTGAGGCTTTGGCTCGGATGGGCCAGTCACAGTTCGGCAGCAGGGTGGATGGTGTATATCATTTCCCACACCCGTTCGGTTGCTCGCAGCTGGGAGATGACCTGAAATATACGCAGCAGGTACTGGCTTCCCTGGTGGAACACCCGAATGCCGGCGGCGTGCTGGTCATTGGTCTGGGTTGCGAAAATAATCAGGTAGACCAGTTCCGCGAATGTATCGCACCGGAATATCAGGGGAAAGTCCGTTTTCTCAAAGCGCAGGAAACAGATGACGAGCTTGAGGAAGGACTGCGTCTGATGGAAGAGCTTGTGGAGCTCGTCGAACATGAACAGCGTCAGCCGCTGCCTCTGAGCAAGCTCAAAATTGGATTGAAGTGCGGTGGTTCGGACGGTCTGTCCGGTATTACGGCGAACCCGCTCGTTGGCTCCGTTGCTGATATGCTGGTTGCTGCCGGAGGTACGGCCATATTGACTGAAGTTCCCGAGATGTTTGGTGCAGAGACCATTCTGATGAATCGGGCGGCCAATGAGCAAGTATTTGATGATTTGGTAGACTTGGTGAACGGTTTTAAGCAATACTTTGTGAACCACGGTCAAAATATTTATGAAAATCCTTCACCAGGAAACAAAGCAGGCGGGATTACCACACTGGAAGAAAAGTCTTTGGGATGTACGCAAAAGGGAGGCCGTTCTTCCGTAGTTGATGTACTTCGTTATGGCAAACGTGTCACTCAAACCGGCCTGAACATTGTGGAAGCTCCGGGGAATGATCTTGTGTCTGTTACAGCACTGTCAGCTGCGGGTGCGCACATTGTTCTTTTCACGACAGGTCGCGGAACGCCGTTTGGAGGCCCGGTACCTACCGTCAAGATTGCAACCCAATCTGACCTGGCCAATCGGAAAAAGCACTGGATCGATTTTAACGCAGGTCAACTGCTGGAAGGTAAGACGATGGAAGACGTGAAAGTGCAGCTGTTCAGCCAACTGATCGATATTGCTTCAGGACGGGCGCATACGCTCAGCGAGCAGCATGGATTTCGGGAAATTGCGATATTCAAGGACGGAGTCATCCTGTAATTGTATTTGTTCGTTGCTTTATATCTGTTGCATGTATGGTAAAGGTATATACAGCAAATCCCGGTGGCCCTCTTCGGCCTCCGGGATTTGTGGTTACAGGTATTACAATCATTTTATCGCAAAGGCTTTTTTGATTTTGGTCAGTGCGGCAGCAGTAGTGTATTTCTCCAATTGCTGTAACAGGAGTTCGC contains these protein-coding regions:
- a CDS encoding UxaA family hydrolase: MNTTHTVNDWIAIQPQDDVIIALRDYVKGESITLPDSTAFTLRDDVPKGHKIAVHTLAPGEDVKKYGFSIGIAKEQIEQGSWIHSHNLKTGLHGLLEYQYQPGPSVQTDMPPEHLRSFDGYLRPNGEAGIRNEIWIVNTVGCINKVCEALARMGQSQFGSRVDGVYHFPHPFGCSQLGDDLKYTQQVLASLVEHPNAGGVLVIGLGCENNQVDQFRECIAPEYQGKVRFLKAQETDDELEEGLRLMEELVELVEHEQRQPLPLSKLKIGLKCGGSDGLSGITANPLVGSVADMLVAAGGTAILTEVPEMFGAETILMNRAANEQVFDDLVDLVNGFKQYFVNHGQNIYENPSPGNKAGGITTLEEKSLGCTQKGGRSSVVDVLRYGKRVTQTGLNIVEAPGNDLVSVTALSAAGAHIVLFTTGRGTPFGGPVPTVKIATQSDLANRKKHWIDFNAGQLLEGKTMEDVKVQLFSQLIDIASGRAHTLSEQHGFREIAIFKDGVIL